CCATCCCGCGCGTGCCGTCGACGATGATCAAGTCGTCGTTGCCGACGGCCGAGGTCACGTCGTCGAGCGCGACGACGCACGGAATCTGGTGTGCGCGCGCAATAATCGCGGTGTGGGACGTCTTGCCGCCGCCGTCGGTGATCAGACCCGCGACCGCGGCCCGCGTAAGCTGGATCGCGTCGGCCGGTGACAGATCGTGTGCGACGACGATCGCGTCCGGCGGCGGCTGCACCGGGGCGTTCGAGTGCCCCATCAGGTTTCGCATCACGCGCTCGCCGACGAAGTCCACGTCGCTCCGACGCTCGCGAAAGTAGTCGTCCTCGATTGCGTCGAATACGCCTTTGATGTGCTCGACGGTCTTCTTGAGCGCCCACTCTGCGTTGATCTTCTTTTCGCGGATGTAGCGAATCGTTTCGTCGACGAGGTGCTCGTCGTGCAGGATCAGCTGGTGAGCGGCGATGATGTTGTAGTGCTCGGATGCGTCGCGCTCGTGGATCTTCTGTTTGATCTGCTCGAGCTGCTCATCGCTCAGCTCGAGGGCGCGCCGGAACCGCTCCACTTCGGCTTCGACGTCGCGGTCGCTGATGTGGTGTTTCGGCGTCTTGAGCCGGCGCCGGTCCACCACATAGGCGCGACCGATCGCGATGCCCGGCGCGGCCGCCGTGCCGCGCTTGCGGATCTCTCCCCACTCGCCCGTCCGCCTGCCGTCGCTCGTCGTACGCCGCTCCCGCGTCATCCCTCCCCCTCACCAAATCCGGATCGCACGAGGTCGGCCAGCGCGGCGACGCACTCCTCCGCATCGGTGCCCCGCGCTCGAATCGTGATCTTCGTCCCCTTGGACGCCACGAGCATCAGCACGCCCATGATCGACTTGCCGTTGACCTCCTGGCCGTCCTTTTCGACGAACACATCGCAGTCGAACTGGCTCGCGAGATGTACGAACCGCGTCGCCGCCCGCGCGTGCATGCCGAGTTCGTTGACGATGACGACGTCGACTTCCGCGAAATCAGCCACGGTCCAGATCCCGGTGTCGGACGACCACGTCCCAATCGCCGCCGAGCCGCCGCCCCAATTCCTCGACGACAGCGACCGATCGGTGACGACCGCCGGTGCAGCCGACCGCGATCGTCAAATACATCTTCCCCTCGCGCTCGAACTCCGGTAGCGCGAAGCGCGCAAACTGCTCCAGCCGGTCGATCAGCTCGCGACCGGCGTCGCTGTCGAGTACGAAGGCGGCGACGTCGGCGGCGGTGCCGTCCTTTTGCGACAAGCCCTCGATGAAGTACGGGTTGGGCAAAAACCGCACATCCCACACGAGGTCGGCCTCGGGCGGCAACCCGTGCTTGAACCCGAACGACAACAGTGTGATCGCGAGCTGACCTTCGCGCCGGCCGTATCGCTCCTGAATGATGCCCTTGAGCTGGTGGACGTTGAGCGCGTCGGTGCGCACGGTCGCGTTGCGCGCGTCGGCGCGCAGCGGCGCCAGCAGCTCGCGGTCTCGGCGAATCCCACTGCGCAGATCGTCGCCGGCCAGCGGGTGACGCCGGCGCGTCTCGGAAAACCTGCGGATGAGCACCTCGTCGGCCGCCTTGAGGAACAGCACCTCCACGCGGTGTCCTGCCGCCCGCAGTCCGG
This region of Deltaproteobacteria bacterium genomic DNA includes:
- a CDS encoding HPr family phosphocarrier protein, with translation MADFAEVDVVIVNELGMHARAATRFVHLASQFDCDVFVEKDGQEVNGKSIMGVLMLVASKGTKITIRARGTDAEECVAALADLVRSGFGEGEG
- the rapZ gene encoding RNase adapter RapZ, with the protein product MRIVIVTGLSGAGKSTALRALEDVGFYCADNVPLPLLGALVDALAGVGVTSAALVVDARQEPFLADYRAQVAGLRAAGHRVEVLFLKAADEVLIRRFSETRRRHPLAGDDLRSGIRRDRELLAPLRADARNATVRTDALNVHQLKGIIQERYGRREGQLAITLLSFGFKHGLPPEADLVWDVRFLPNPYFIEGLSQKDGTAADVAAFVLDSDAGRELIDRLEQFARFALPEFEREGKMYLTIAVGCTGGRHRSVAVVEELGRRLGGDWDVVVRHRDLDRG